In one window of Nicotiana tabacum cultivar K326 chromosome 12, ASM71507v2, whole genome shotgun sequence DNA:
- the LOC107774514 gene encoding transcription factor LATE FLOWERING-like produces MDIEMLKSAAASEDQMELMLMMQLDKLPDFSTGNSSELPMIDFSPQGSCNSNNSGNGNTNYFPNQIDHNTPTFLNIPSNNISFTNSHQNPSTLQNFLANNSSSSSSSGAFNSHSMNRSNMAAMREMIFRIAAMQPINIDPESVKPPKRRNVKISTDPQSVAARHRRERISERIRILQRLVPGGTKMDTASMLDEAIHYVKFLKNQVQSLERAGANRPSNSVAATGLGFPVPMSLSGNYLPVSSKSYQNIQQYADA; encoded by the exons ATGGATATTGAGATGCTCAAATCAGCAGCAGCTTCTGAAGATCAAATGGAGTTGATGCTCATGATGCAATTAGACAAACTTCCTGACTTCTCCACTG GTAACAGTTCTGAATTGCCAATGATAGATTTTAGTCCACAAGGAAGttgcaacagcaacaacagtggAAATGGAAACACTAATTATTTCCCTAATCAAATTGATCACAATACACCAACTTTCTTGAACATACCTTCCAACAATATCTCATTTACTAACTCTCATCAAAATCCTTCAACCCTTCAAAATTTCTTAGCCAATAACTCTAGTAGTAGCAGTAGTTCTGGTGCATTTAATTCCCATTCGATGAATCGAAGTAATATGGCAGCAATGAGAGAAATGATATTCAGAATTGCAGCAATGCAACCAATTAACATAGATCCTGAATCTGTAAAACCACCAAAGAGAAGGAATGTGAAAATATCGACCGATCCTCAAAGTGTAGCGGCACGTCACAGAAGAGAAAGGATAAGTGAAAGGATAAGAATATTACAGAGATTAGTACCAGGTGGTACTAAAATGGACACTGCATCAATGTTAGATGAAGCAATTCATTATGTCAAATTCTTGAAAAATCAAGTGCAGTCATTGGAAAGAGCAGGTGCAAATAGGCCATCAAATTCTGTTGCTGCTACAGGATTAGGATTCCCTGTACCAATGTCTTTAAGTGGGAATTATTTACCTGTGAGTTCAAAGAGTTatcaaaatattcaacaatatgCAGATGCTTAG